GGCGGTAAGGGACTCGATATTCCGGCCTCGTCGCTCAGGTTTCCCGGCGCGGAATTATTTCCGAGGGGTAGCGGCGAGAATTAAGGCTTCTTGCGGCATAAAAAATCTGTGTAATCAATTATCGAACCTTTTACCCCATATTTCACGGCCAATGAGTCGCCACCCCCGCCGGCGCCTTTAAGCAGGCGAGAGACTTACCGACCCTCTCCCTCGGCACTTTTTAGCTGCGATCCTTGGTCCTTCCTTCTCGCGGCCTCACCCTTATCTTCCTTCCGCTCCTCCGTTTCGGCTCTTCGGCAAGGAGAGGAATAGCCGAGTCTTTGTTTgagatatcaaatatttattttcttaaataacgCAAGAAGCCCGGTAGGGCGGATCGCCAGCGTTTTTTGCCTTAATAAATTATCAGCGATTATTGGCCGCGTTTGCCTAAGCGAggcgatttctttttttttttactttctccacGAGAGATTTTATACCCCCTTGGTGATGTCTTGCGGTTAAGTCAGCCGGAATCAATCTGTCTGTTTGTGAGACAAatacgttggaaattctgtatcgataaataatacaatttaacgattcgcaaaaaaaataaaaatataaggaattTTAGTCGATAGTTATAATAGGTATGTATTAGGCTGGAACATAATACGAAGGTATAGGTAATAAGAATAGGGAATAGCAACAGAATATCGATTTTCAACCAATCGGAAGCCGTGTATATCAATGCATTCTGTTcttattccctgttcctattgtcTGTACCTTTGTATCGTGTTCCCGACTTTAGACATATCATGGTTGAAACAAAATACACTAGatacttttgaaaaaaaaaagggaaccGTTTCATACAGAACAAGGTAATTTGAATTCGCTAAAAAcgcaaagaattaattttacggACGAGTacactattttttaattatcatacgGCAACACTCGTGGGAAATTACCGTACGAACGGAatgtagatattttttaagccATTTGGAGAAATTTCCAAATCCATCAGTTAACATCTCGTCCGCTAATTATTCACGAGGCAGCCGTATGTTGCTTGGCCGCTCGAAAAAGCCTCATCGAAGTGCAAAGGGGTACGCGTAAAGGATAACGGCGAGAATGAGGAAGGATACGCCCTTTGACATgacattatgtaatattaatgtaaacgGGCGAAACTCAAGCGCGTCATGATATGCCGACGCGAGTAAAATAAACAACAAAGAAATTCGAGCCTAAAGGTTGTAGTAGAATggcaataaaatatctaatttattttttttattaaattaatattaaagagtaaaattaatttgtattataatatctattgAAAAAGagtgattaataatttttagtcgttataatgtttttaagaTGTTCTTTTAAGATCAAGATTTGAGAGCGCAATGTATCTCGATTGAAATATCTGATCAGAATTGACTCACCGACAAAGTCGTAAGGATACCGTGGCCTTCTTGTTCGTCAGCGACTTGATCTCCCAGATATTTCGCTTTCCATTCGGCGATGCAAAGTAAGTAGGAAAACAAACGTTATGACCCTAACTGAGGAGAGAGTAGCAGCAGCGGCGCGCGTGCATAACACGTGTGCGCACACGCGTGCGGTCTGGGAAAACGAGCATCGAAGTGCCAGACGAAAACCGTGAAAAACTCAGTGCTGCGTACATAGAACGCCTTGTGTTTCGTTGCGAGCAGATTTTTCGACCCGAGGGGGTTGGAGAAAGGTCGGTCGCGAGAGACGACAACGTAGACGATGTCGAcaacggcgacggcgacgataGCGAGGACGATAGAGGGGCTAAAAGGCACTTCTAATGGCATTGTGCGCGTTCAAACAAACACGTGAAATGCTTAGCTGTTTTTAAAATTGCGGGGAAATCTCTACCCTTACGCGTTTTTACCCATTTTCCACTTCTTGTCGTCCCACCTGTCTTCCAGCTAGGTGCACAtcgtatgtacaaaatattttaacacatCATTAATGTTAGATCGTGTGATATACGTTATAACaacgattaattaaatcgatcgAATGCATCAATTACAgacttgaaaatttaatgatatatttatgattttaacatACGAAAacagatatttcaaaatgtaatCTCAAACGAatctaaaaattctttaaaaatattgaaaaaaatggttaataatagtaaaacaaaaaattctactttattaaaatttttatgattgaaaggccatcaaaataaatacaaaagtcGCGTGCAGCGTCTCGTCTTTTGCATCGATTTCTGTACACAAAGCATCAGCCATACAGTCTTTTCATTAATGCCTGAATGAATAAATGCCACTGTGCCCCTCCCCTGAATTCTTAATGCAGCAAGCTCGCTGAAAGTACTCCCGGGCCTTCAAAATATCTTTAAGAAGTTTAAAGTCTTCCCTCGATAGCATGTAAATATTGCATGTAAAGCGCGACATCAAAGAGATTCTTCTACGGTATAATGCTTTAAATTTCGGCACAAGGAGAGATTAAACAACAACCTGAGGAGATAAACAATCTTAAAATGTCTATCAAGAAAATGTGTTTGACTTCTATATTTAAGGATTAATCCTCTATTAAGAGATTTCATATCGATTAAAAgcatttattgcaattttaaggCAAgagaaaatatctaaaatatatcaagaaaatttaatacatactTTATTTGgagttaaaaatagataaatatcaaaatcaaagaaaaaagcgtaatatatttgctataaataaaattatttttaaatttgttcatACTGTATTTGcaatgattaaaatttatgtaatattttcaaaaaatattgaatcaaATCTACTGAACAGTTTTTCTACTATCTGTATGGTCACTCATACATCACACAAAATCATTTTGAGTATCTGGGTAACGTTCAAATGTATCACAGTAGAGGGAAGGTAACCGGAGGACGGCGAAAAGAGGACATCGTTCATCTAGCAAGAACCGGGTTCGACGCTCGCCAAAGAGACCGCAGAATCTGTACTAGCCTCTCTGCCAGGACGTTCCTGAAAACTTTGTTACATTTTTGGTCGAGTCCGCATACGCGATACGCGTTGGACGAGTAAGTGGATCAAAGGGACACAGGAGAATTCCAGGATGACagaaggaaggagagagagaatgagagacgCATTGAAAATTGGCGGACTCTCCTATTGCTCTATCTTTGAGTGCTTCGTCGAGCTTTCTTTCAATGTCGCAAGCGAAAAAACCTTTTCAAAGTTCTTCAGGATGCCAGGAACAAAGAGAATACGAAACGAGTGTAGCTAGCAGCGTACAGAGTGAAAAGTAGATCAGAATTGGTAGAGGagaatttaagttaaatatagATAACTAATTGCTtgatgtttaaataaaaaaaaatggagaaaattgtattttaaaaaactgtgTAATGTTTATAGACAAAAAATTCACGCCATCTTTCTTactatgttttaataaattttctttctttatccaGAATTCAAACGTTTCGTACTTAAAGAAAGTGAATTTCGTatcaaatatgtaaaaaacatACGCTATCATTTATCAGCAAAGAATTTCGATTTCTTATCTCGTTCAAatccaaattttaaatattattaggcgcTAAAACTTTTCTCTGTCGCtgcaaagaatttataaagtattctaaaaaaaagaaataattaaaatttcgtaaAAGACGGCCAGAGTTTGTGGTAATAGAGCATCAAAGTCATGGCACTGTGCAGGAAAATGCGACGATGACACGCATGTATATTTCTTACGGAAAAACGAATTGTATACTTCGTCTagtaagagagagaagaaaaaacagaaaatgaGAGACAAAGATggatcgagagagagaacaagaATGaacagacagagagaaagagagaaaacgggAGGCCCCAACGTGAGTCGTTCGCGCTAAAACCACGTTTAAAACAAAGGGTGCCGCCGGCGAATTAAGAACGATATTTTAACGCTCGacttaattgcattaaattgcaagtgagaaagagagttaACAGCGAAGAGAGCtatgaagaaaaaatgtatgaaCGTGCAAAGCCAAAAGGGACGAAAAGAGTGGCGAGAGTTTCTGAAGAAAGTGAGCCTTCTGATTCTCATGATTGGATATAAGCTGAATGGGATTATACGCGAGACACATCGTATTCAGCTTATTTCCCAGTAGGTACTCCATGTTCTGAGCATATGAGAAAAACAGGAATAgtatttttgaattttcaattaaattaatgtgaAATGTTACAGAAATGATAACTTTTCTTTCGGTATAAgttcgaatatatttttatgtagaaaaagatttaatattcttgtcataattataacatacaaAAAAGTTGACATGAATAAGAATATTGAACATTAGTGGTAACAGTAACATTATGTAATATAGTTAagtaactaattgtaagttgtGGATAATgatttcaagaaatattagataccatgataatcataatacaacataaataacaaattaaatcaGTACattagtatatgtataatatttatacatattaatcataatacaattttgaaaattatccaTTTAACTTCACagataatttttcgcgatagatcaagaaaattacaaatatctatatataaatctataaatctgaaaatctataaatgATGCAATAAAGAATTATCACTTAATaagtttacaataattatacaaaagcTCGTGTTGCAAACTAATGTTTAACAAGACTATGTCTTTTTAATACGTCGTACTTTACTCGGTAACACTGGCCTTAAAAATTCTTACTTTGATTACCAGAAAGTATAAGAAACTGAAATCAGACGAGACAtgtatgtatctatatatgtatttatatacatatatagatacatacatgtgtaactacatatatgtatgtatacatatatacatatatttgtttaacagATATCGGAAAGAGTAAATTCTAAGTTTTACGAGTTACATCATCGGTCGTGCAAACTAAACTCTCACCCAAAGTTGAATCATGAGTTTCACAAACTTTATTCTCGGCGGAAACCAAATTCTGAGTTTTGCAGATTAGATTCTCAGTAGTGGAAACTGAACTCTCAGTCTTATAAACAACTATATTTGCCGAAGCGTTCGATGGCTCGCGATGCATTTTTTGGTGATTTTCTAGTGTGAGAATACTCTTGAAATACTTGCCGCATTTCAGGCAGTAAAGATTACATTTCTCATGGCTCTTGCGGTGCTTGTTGAGCAGATCCTTGCGCGTGAACTTCTTGTTGCACATCGTGCAGCAGAACTTGTCGGGGTTCACGTGCAGGACGTTGTGCCTCGTCAGGTTGTCCAGCCTCGTATACTTCTTGGTACAAATGTCACAGGTGAACTTGATCCTGTCGGAGTGACATCTCTGATGGTACTTGAGATACCTCTTCTCGGCGAATGTCTTTTTGCAGGCGCAGCAGACGATCTGATTGCTTTCGTTCTTTTTCACATCCATATGACTTGCCAATTCCTCACACGTCGCGAATTCCTCCTTGCAATAGAGACAGACAAATTTCTTCGTCTGTATATTTGTTTGTATCTGTTTGTTCCTCTGTATATTATTCAGAAAGTTTGGATCGGTCATGATCTTGTAGAGGAAGGAATCTTTCAGTTTGTCCTCTGGCTCGGCGGAGGTACTTGTCGCGATGTCGTCAACACGATTGGAAGTACCTTTTGTTGATAGATCCATGACCTCGTTATTGTTGTCGTCGTTAATCAATGACGATGATGTGCTGGTGGATGAAGATAAAGTCATCTCCTTGTCCGGACTAATAAACGTCATAAGTGGAATAAGAATCTTCGATGGTGATGAATATGCCTGTTAAATAAGATTCGTCTTAATACCggaaaaattgagaaattaaatattgttcaaaaatacgtttacaaattttacatatagaaaatttcTTAAGTAATCTAATCGCGCAGCTACACTTTTctgataattattgaaaaattctaataatttcaaataaaaatgaattctataatatataataaaatagaaaatatcacATAATTAACTACCTGGCATGAATCTTGACCATCCATTGCCTTTATAGAATCATAATCTTTTCCAATATCCGCATCACTCTCATCTGAAGAGCTTCTTGATGCAGTCGCAATCTTAATACTGTTTCGGAGCATTCTGTGTCTTG
The nucleotide sequence above comes from Temnothorax longispinosus isolate EJ_2023e chromosome 4, Tlon_JGU_v1, whole genome shotgun sequence. Encoded proteins:
- the LOC139812234 gene encoding uncharacterized protein, yielding MRIKTVPRHRMLRNSIKIATASRSSSDESDADIGKDYDSIKAMDGQDSCQAYSSPSKILIPLMTFISPDKEMTLSSSTSTSSSLINDDNNNEVMDLSTKGTSNRVDDIATSTSAEPEDKLKDSFLYKIMTDPNFLNNIQRNKQIQTNIQTKKFVCLYCKEEFATCEELASHMDVKKNESNQIVCCACKKTFAEKRYLKYHQRCHSDRIKFTCDICTKKYTRLDNLTRHNVLHVNPDKFCCTMCNKKFTRKDLLNKHRKSHEKCNLYCLKCGKYFKSILTLENHQKMHREPSNASANIVVYKTESSVSTTENLICKTQNLVSAENKVCETHDSTLGESLVCTTDDVTRKT